One region of Triticum aestivum cultivar Chinese Spring chromosome 6B, IWGSC CS RefSeq v2.1, whole genome shotgun sequence genomic DNA includes:
- the LOC123137976 gene encoding ataxin-2 homolog isoform X2 produces MEDQRMDYAMAYPPGPHPETLYMRPVARTVTFSGTNSVHMIPPNPPPPQQQQQQQHPEPQAPSPQQQAPPPQHVPQPQPEQPAPAPEQGPPPADQQPRQPKRGKKKPPRRVRFGPEPPPPQQQQQQEHQEQQQQQEQQPEHAPNGNPGSGAPGHHGQQGRGPPGYLRYTPSPLPRWEATPRRHEYFSGEYRYSYPTPVREGIYSMATDANRLTTIFSEENPNACAIV; encoded by the coding sequence ATGGAAGACCAGAGGATGGACTACGCCATGGCCTACCCTCCCGGCCCACACCCAGAGACGCTCTACATGCGGCCCGTGGCGCGCACCGTCACCTTCAGCGGCACCAACTCCGTGCACATGATCCCGCCAAACCCCCCGccaccgcagcagcagcagcagcagcagcacccagAGCCCCAAGCGCCATCGCCCCAACAGCAAGCGCCACCACCCCAGCACGTGCCCCAGCCACAACCCGAGCAGCCTGCGCCCGCGCCGGAGCAAGGCCCGCCGCCGGCCGATCAGCAGCCGAGGCAGCCGAAGCGAGGCAAGAAGAAGCCGCCGCGCCGCGTCCGGTTCGGCCCCGAGCCACCGccaccgcagcagcagcagcagcaagaacaccaggagcaacagcagcaacaggAACAGCAGCCGGAGCACGCGCCGAACGGCAACCCGGGCAGCGGCGCGCCGGGACACCACGGCCAGCAGGGCCGCGGGCCGCCGGGGTACCTGAGGTACACGCCGTCGCCGCTGCCGAGGTGGGAGGCGACGCCGAGGCGGCACGAGTACTTCTCCGGGGAGTACCGGTACAGCTACCCGACGCCGGTGCGCGAGGGCATCTACAGCATGGCCACCGACGCCAACcggctcaccaccatcttcagcGAGGAGAACCCCAACGCCTGCGCCATCGTCTGA
- the LOC123137976 gene encoding ataxin-2 homolog isoform X1 produces the protein MGCYPLRVIVSKALGKCNGRERWMEDQRMDYAMAYPPGPHPETLYMRPVARTVTFSGTNSVHMIPPNPPPPQQQQQQQHPEPQAPSPQQQAPPPQHVPQPQPEQPAPAPEQGPPPADQQPRQPKRGKKKPPRRVRFGPEPPPPQQQQQQEHQEQQQQQEQQPEHAPNGNPGSGAPGHHGQQGRGPPGYLRYTPSPLPRWEATPRRHEYFSGEYRYSYPTPVREGIYSMATDANRLTTIFSEENPNACAIV, from the exons ATGGGTTGCTATCCCCTGCGCGTGATCGTCTCCAAAGCGCTTGGGAAATGCAACG GGCGCGAACGATGGATGGAAGACCAGAGGATGGACTACGCCATGGCCTACCCTCCCGGCCCACACCCAGAGACGCTCTACATGCGGCCCGTGGCGCGCACCGTCACCTTCAGCGGCACCAACTCCGTGCACATGATCCCGCCAAACCCCCCGccaccgcagcagcagcagcagcagcagcacccagAGCCCCAAGCGCCATCGCCCCAACAGCAAGCGCCACCACCCCAGCACGTGCCCCAGCCACAACCCGAGCAGCCTGCGCCCGCGCCGGAGCAAGGCCCGCCGCCGGCCGATCAGCAGCCGAGGCAGCCGAAGCGAGGCAAGAAGAAGCCGCCGCGCCGCGTCCGGTTCGGCCCCGAGCCACCGccaccgcagcagcagcagcagcaagaacaccaggagcaacagcagcaacaggAACAGCAGCCGGAGCACGCGCCGAACGGCAACCCGGGCAGCGGCGCGCCGGGACACCACGGCCAGCAGGGCCGCGGGCCGCCGGGGTACCTGAGGTACACGCCGTCGCCGCTGCCGAGGTGGGAGGCGACGCCGAGGCGGCACGAGTACTTCTCCGGGGAGTACCGGTACAGCTACCCGACGCCGGTGCGCGAGGGCATCTACAGCATGGCCACCGACGCCAACcggctcaccaccatcttcagcGAGGAGAACCCCAACGCCTGCGCCATCGTCTGA